A genome region from Microbacterium sp. CGR2 includes the following:
- a CDS encoding winged helix-turn-helix domain-containing protein, with amino-acid sequence MSSPAGGDPRFVLHGRSAEILRGSFAEFRHAGVPITVHAEIVDALADLAHDYEASLVLAGGESFDRLAAIMQIAEPVCGGSIFLGVSEETETSTIEAAMRAGLRGTIRLPITPDRLREVTRLHPRTGPQDRTLRFGELTLDITHRSLRWQKHALLLPPREFELLHQIVRAYPESVSIDTLALAFGSDLEDPQASVRVAMTKLRARLATFAPAQALIETVRVAGYRLAS; translated from the coding sequence ATGAGTTCCCCCGCTGGCGGCGATCCTCGGTTCGTCCTGCACGGGCGCAGTGCGGAGATCCTTCGCGGCAGCTTCGCTGAGTTCCGACACGCAGGCGTCCCGATAACGGTTCACGCTGAGATTGTCGATGCTCTGGCTGACTTGGCCCACGACTATGAAGCCTCGCTTGTCCTGGCTGGCGGCGAGTCCTTTGACCGGCTGGCGGCCATCATGCAGATCGCCGAGCCGGTGTGTGGCGGGTCGATCTTCCTCGGTGTGTCCGAAGAGACGGAGACATCGACGATTGAAGCCGCGATGCGAGCGGGATTGCGTGGCACCATCCGCCTTCCCATCACCCCCGACCGATTGCGTGAAGTGACTCGCTTGCACCCGCGGACAGGCCCGCAGGACCGCACCCTCCGATTCGGAGAATTGACCCTTGATATCACGCACCGCAGCCTCCGCTGGCAGAAGCATGCGCTGCTGCTTCCCCCGCGCGAGTTCGAGCTCCTGCATCAGATCGTGCGCGCCTACCCGGAGAGCGTGAGCATCGACACACTCGCCCTCGCGTTCGGGTCCGACCTCGAAGATCCACAGGCGTCGGTGCGCGTCGCCATGACGAAGCTGCGCGCGCGCCTGGCCACTTTCGCCCCCGCACAAGCCCTCATTGAGACGGTGCGAGTAGCCGGCTACCGACTCGCGTCCTGA
- a CDS encoding low molecular weight phosphatase family protein: MSEESQHRVGSPLGEQAARERAGQVSVLGNPDTLRVLSALASGIKAPEIAVVLNADLSVVEQAIHSLALVDLIRSDDDVWVPTVDAWVRFGRLLSSESIEPTTPEAPVTALPHAVATVVDDLSYRFSSTFSRETVAGYVAQSYLLLSQRTRVREHLLTMTARYAADRLDALATSQGLVLRDTPEVLFVCVQNAGRSQMAGALLRHLSGGRVHVRTAGSSPAEGAHPRVAAALEEVGVELWGEFPKPLTDEVVRAADYVITMGCGDACPVFPGRRYMEWDLPDPLELDEEGLRGVRDDIRARVVQLLVELKVELQDASR, translated from the coding sequence GTGAGCGAGGAATCGCAGCACCGAGTAGGAAGCCCTCTCGGCGAGCAGGCTGCCCGGGAGCGCGCGGGTCAAGTGTCAGTTCTCGGCAACCCCGACACGCTCCGTGTTCTCAGCGCGCTTGCATCCGGTATCAAAGCGCCGGAGATAGCGGTTGTGCTGAATGCCGATCTCTCGGTCGTCGAGCAAGCGATTCACTCGCTGGCGCTCGTTGATCTCATCCGCAGCGACGACGATGTCTGGGTGCCGACCGTCGATGCCTGGGTCCGTTTCGGGAGACTGCTGTCAAGTGAGTCGATTGAGCCGACAACCCCCGAGGCTCCCGTCACGGCTCTCCCACACGCTGTGGCCACCGTCGTTGACGACCTCTCTTACAGATTCAGTTCGACCTTCAGCCGCGAGACAGTGGCCGGTTATGTCGCCCAAAGCTACCTGTTGCTGAGCCAGCGAACGCGAGTGCGTGAGCACCTGTTGACGATGACCGCTCGGTACGCGGCCGACCGCTTGGACGCACTGGCGACTAGTCAGGGCCTGGTTCTGCGGGATACTCCTGAGGTCCTGTTCGTGTGTGTTCAGAACGCGGGGCGGTCGCAGATGGCTGGAGCCCTGCTCCGTCATCTTTCAGGCGGACGGGTGCACGTGCGTACGGCAGGTTCCTCCCCGGCGGAGGGTGCCCACCCTCGTGTTGCCGCTGCGCTCGAAGAAGTGGGCGTGGAGCTCTGGGGCGAGTTCCCGAAGCCGCTGACCGATGAAGTGGTGCGCGCCGCCGACTACGTCATCACGATGGGGTGCGGGGATGCGTGCCCCGTCTTCCCTGGGCGCCGGTACATGGAATGGGACCTGCCAGATCCGTTGGAACTCGACGAAGAAGGTCTGCGCGGGGTTCGGGACGATATTCGTGCCCGGGTCGTACAGCTCCTGGTGGAGCTCAAAGTAGAGCTTCAGGACGCGAGTCGGTAG
- a CDS encoding helix-turn-helix transcriptional regulator, translating into MSSQPASKPPVGGALNRGAAEELARTLRAVADPTRLQILSIVLGSADERATVGQLAEALGLRQPTVTHHVRILLDDGFLAREQDGKLGWLSVHPQRRSAVEDFLR; encoded by the coding sequence GTGTCGAGTCAGCCTGCGTCCAAGCCTCCGGTCGGAGGGGCGCTCAATCGTGGTGCCGCCGAAGAGCTGGCGCGGACGTTGAGGGCGGTAGCTGATCCGACACGTCTCCAAATTTTGAGTATTGTGCTGGGTTCGGCTGATGAGCGGGCGACGGTAGGTCAACTAGCGGAGGCGCTGGGGTTGCGTCAGCCGACGGTGACCCATCACGTCCGCATTCTGTTGGACGACGGGTTCCTCGCACGTGAGCAGGACGGCAAGCTCGGCTGGCTCTCCGTGCACCCACAGCGCCGCAGCGCCGTCGAGGATTTTCTGCGGTGA
- a CDS encoding DUF1214 domain-containing protein: protein MRGRPTRTAQRSNRYEITFTELPPVDAVWSMTMYSMPEYYLVENPIERYSIGDRTAGTRYAHDGSLTIYLQHDEPSEPERKANWLPTPAGDFRPMIRIYQPREAVLDGTYTLSPVRRI from the coding sequence ATACGTGGACGACCAACGAGAACAGCTCAACGCAGCAACCGATACGAAATCACCTTCACCGAGCTGCCGCCCGTAGATGCCGTCTGGTCCATGACGATGTACTCCATGCCGGAGTACTACCTCGTCGAGAACCCCATCGAGCGCTACTCCATCGGCGACAGGACTGCGGGAACCCGATACGCGCACGACGGCTCGCTCACCATCTATCTGCAACACGACGAGCCCAGCGAACCAGAGCGCAAGGCCAACTGGCTTCCCACACCAGCCGGCGACTTCAGGCCTATGATTCGCATCTACCAACCACGAGAGGCCGTCCTGGACGGCACCTACACGCTCTCACCGGTGCGGCGGATCTGA
- a CDS encoding SAVED domain-containing protein: MTDFATVTETAVVRVTSRVRNTLSPATDRQIGAALHLEDLSPAGEHPRDAEFVVTIDANDSDPWVWTEGTQKIEKQIADLRDSPYDTVAVFAMAPVPLLVFLGSKLDDKADIRVFPRFRDAEDLACCWRNEPETPSAFEVASSGASPTATDIVITVSVSGVVEVERGPAGLTDMPRVSLVAEHPSPDAIQTKADLASFAKAWRSALAQVEINFPRCERMHLLAAVPIAAAIACGQHHMRDAQPPLIVYQRADEAYTEAITVR, translated from the coding sequence GTGACCGATTTCGCTACGGTCACAGAGACCGCGGTCGTACGCGTCACCAGCCGAGTGCGGAACACGCTGTCGCCAGCAACCGACCGTCAGATCGGAGCGGCCCTGCACCTCGAGGACCTCAGTCCAGCGGGTGAGCATCCGCGCGACGCCGAGTTCGTCGTGACCATAGATGCCAACGACTCAGATCCCTGGGTATGGACAGAGGGGACGCAGAAGATCGAAAAGCAGATAGCCGACCTTCGGGACTCGCCCTATGACACGGTCGCGGTGTTCGCGATGGCACCCGTCCCGCTACTCGTCTTCCTCGGGTCCAAGCTCGACGACAAGGCGGACATCCGCGTCTTTCCTCGATTCCGTGACGCAGAGGACCTCGCCTGCTGTTGGCGCAACGAACCAGAGACTCCTTCAGCCTTCGAGGTGGCATCCAGCGGAGCGAGCCCGACAGCAACTGACATCGTGATCACGGTCAGCGTGTCAGGGGTTGTCGAAGTGGAGCGAGGACCGGCAGGCCTCACCGACATGCCCCGCGTCTCTCTTGTCGCAGAACATCCGAGCCCAGACGCGATACAGACCAAGGCTGATCTTGCATCCTTCGCTAAAGCATGGCGTTCCGCGCTCGCTCAGGTCGAGATCAACTTTCCCCGCTGCGAACGGATGCACCTCCTGGCCGCTGTTCCCATCGCTGCAGCAATCGCCTGTGGCCAACATCACATGCGAGACGCCCAACCGCCGCTGATCGTCTATCAACGAGCTGACGAGGCCTACACCGAAGCCATCACCGTGCGCTGA
- a CDS encoding SMODS domain-containing nucleotidyltransferase — protein MQLEDHFGVLLRDTVNLSQFRLDTLDDRVSKIYSALRNDSELGTRVLGMSKQGSWAHRTIISPVGENEFDADFMLYLEDDAEWSPQDFLTNVKSALLRSPVYGKMTVNRKNRCVRVVYANSCHIDIVPAISRGGNEYVANFRDDQWEATNPEGFTRWMKEKDEITGGNLRRVIRLMKFLRDHRGSFTGTRSVILTTLLGEQIQAYRTFGDAGYYKNVPTSLVHIISDLDEHLWANPTKPVVMDPSGSGASFDHRWTQETYSYFRERVHAHAAEMRAAYDSTSKDDSVEKWQAQFGEGFKAPSTSESSTPFGEPKSTPASTSLSGRAG, from the coding sequence ATGCAACTTGAAGATCACTTCGGAGTGTTGCTCCGAGACACCGTCAACTTGAGCCAGTTTCGTCTCGACACATTGGACGACCGCGTGTCTAAGATCTACTCCGCTCTTCGAAACGACAGTGAGCTAGGGACACGCGTGCTGGGGATGAGTAAGCAGGGCTCATGGGCCCACCGGACGATCATCAGCCCGGTCGGCGAGAACGAGTTCGATGCAGACTTCATGCTCTACCTGGAGGATGACGCAGAGTGGTCGCCCCAAGACTTCCTGACCAATGTGAAATCCGCTCTCTTGCGGAGCCCCGTCTACGGGAAGATGACGGTGAATCGCAAGAACAGATGTGTCCGCGTTGTGTATGCGAACTCCTGCCACATCGACATCGTTCCCGCGATCTCTCGCGGAGGTAATGAGTACGTGGCGAACTTCAGGGATGACCAGTGGGAAGCGACGAACCCCGAAGGCTTCACGCGATGGATGAAAGAGAAAGATGAGATCACAGGAGGCAACCTCCGCAGAGTGATCCGTCTGATGAAGTTCCTGCGCGACCACCGGGGGTCGTTCACCGGAACACGGTCCGTCATTCTCACGACTCTCCTCGGAGAACAGATTCAGGCCTACCGCACCTTCGGCGACGCGGGGTATTACAAGAACGTTCCGACCTCGCTTGTCCACATCATCAGCGACCTCGACGAGCACCTGTGGGCGAACCCGACGAAACCGGTCGTGATGGACCCGTCCGGGTCGGGAGCCAGCTTTGACCACCGGTGGACGCAGGAGACCTACTCGTACTTCAGGGAACGGGTGCACGCGCACGCCGCGGAGATGCGAGCCGCCTACGACTCGACCTCGAAGGACGACAGCGTCGAAAAGTGGCAGGCGCAGTTCGGAGAAGGATTCAAGGCACCATCCACGTCCGAGTCGAGCACGCCGTTCGGCGAACCGAAGTCGACGCCCGCATCGACCAGCTTGTCGGGTCGCGCCGGTTGA
- a CDS encoding thiamine biosynthesis protein ThiF, whose translation MAGAVRRRIQGTIHVRVEHAVRRTEVDARIDQLVGSRRLTGSPGRSTWQQEFVTDLEAVVRAHSDLIVIREQRKPSADGQITIQLAMRTADIPHAEGGLVLEPTEIVEVTIPRTSYRPPSVRVTHRRFVGYPHVLGGLVLCIYLDASREWNPQNGAAGFLNRLWGWFESAAGGKFDPHTALFHAVGGTDHTTNSTPTVVIRDDLEDGVARAALVPRGDLRFDLSLSEHKGGIRVPIIASSSPLPLGAGTTLEELAMILDDPDLGRGGRPDVGLPSRKDSLGIVFAAASKRNTAGSPQPFVLRVPHPAGGAPHVLIGSLAAETADELRAGRDVPNARIDWWIAEFIARAGARRIVISDPAAITGGLLVRQNYTEDDIGTTKEAALASRLGAINDAVIIEVLDDSGTLDFAEFDLIIDASVSLALGQALSSAAPATTTAQVAVDPRTASVGMVLVRPAACPLPLIELDEHLGIKVRDDPSLEDYHPLWSPGTHDLLVPTRGCSVPTFHGSAADLAAAAGVMVSLLGQQLLSPSAGVHLFTLPHVTSPQTRASVFATLDPGAPQL comes from the coding sequence GTGGCAGGCGCAGTTCGGAGAAGGATTCAAGGCACCATCCACGTCCGAGTCGAGCACGCCGTTCGGCGAACCGAAGTCGACGCCCGCATCGACCAGCTTGTCGGGTCGCGCCGGTTGACCGGCTCGCCCGGCCGCTCGACGTGGCAGCAGGAGTTCGTGACAGATCTCGAAGCCGTTGTGCGGGCACACTCCGACCTCATCGTCATTCGTGAGCAGCGCAAACCCTCAGCGGACGGCCAGATCACAATCCAGCTGGCGATGCGTACGGCCGACATCCCGCATGCCGAGGGGGGACTCGTCCTGGAACCGACCGAGATCGTCGAGGTCACGATCCCTAGGACCTCTTACCGGCCACCGTCGGTTCGTGTGACCCATCGACGCTTCGTCGGATACCCCCACGTTCTCGGCGGTCTAGTGCTCTGCATCTACCTTGACGCGAGTCGCGAGTGGAACCCGCAGAACGGCGCGGCGGGCTTCCTTAATCGGCTATGGGGCTGGTTCGAGTCTGCGGCCGGCGGGAAATTCGATCCCCATACGGCGCTGTTTCACGCCGTCGGGGGCACTGATCACACGACCAACTCCACCCCTACCGTCGTGATTCGTGACGACCTCGAGGACGGAGTTGCACGCGCCGCTCTCGTGCCCCGAGGTGATCTTCGCTTCGACCTCTCGTTGAGCGAGCACAAGGGCGGTATACGAGTGCCGATCATCGCGTCAAGCTCGCCCCTGCCGCTCGGGGCCGGCACCACACTTGAAGAACTTGCAATGATTCTGGATGACCCAGATCTCGGTCGCGGCGGACGCCCAGACGTCGGCCTCCCCTCGCGAAAAGATTCACTCGGCATCGTTTTCGCCGCAGCCTCGAAGCGCAATACTGCAGGTTCGCCGCAGCCATTCGTTTTGCGAGTCCCCCACCCCGCCGGAGGCGCTCCGCACGTACTTATCGGGTCGCTGGCAGCAGAAACAGCGGATGAGCTTCGGGCCGGCAGGGATGTCCCCAACGCTCGGATCGACTGGTGGATCGCTGAGTTCATCGCTCGCGCCGGAGCGAGAAGAATCGTAATCTCAGATCCAGCTGCAATAACTGGCGGACTCTTGGTGCGCCAGAACTACACCGAAGACGACATCGGCACGACCAAAGAGGCTGCGTTGGCTTCTCGCCTCGGAGCGATCAATGACGCCGTGATCATAGAGGTGCTCGACGACTCTGGCACACTTGACTTCGCCGAGTTCGACCTAATCATCGATGCAAGTGTGAGTCTGGCACTCGGCCAAGCTCTTTCCTCCGCCGCTCCCGCGACAACCACCGCACAAGTGGCGGTGGATCCGCGAACGGCGTCGGTCGGAATGGTTCTCGTCAGGCCAGCGGCGTGCCCGCTCCCCCTGATAGAGCTAGACGAACATCTTGGGATCAAGGTGCGAGACGATCCGTCGCTCGAGGACTACCACCCTCTGTGGTCACCCGGCACCCACGATCTGCTGGTTCCCACGCGCGGCTGCTCGGTTCCCACTTTTCATGGCTCTGCCGCAGACCTCGCAGCGGCGGCGGGAGTGATGGTCTCGCTTCTGGGACAGCAGCTCCTGTCTCCCTCGGCAGGCGTCCATCTCTTCACACTTCCTCATGTGACTTCACCGCAGACTCGAGCGTCTGTCTTCGCCACACTCGATCCTGGGGCGCCTCAACTCTGA
- a CDS encoding peptidoglycan recognition family protein, with protein sequence MTPVIDRFIIHHTGTTNDQLDFLSRCNKRSSAPTFYLRHNGSVFELIRPGAKPSATGAEWNWRSLAVETLNHTGAPEYTVTAAQLEELSQMIAWLATFDGKTLDGVPVSFSIDRKHVITHQETWSGTECPGPYLQSRLDDIVVRAQHIFSEQLSV encoded by the coding sequence GTGACGCCGGTCATTGATCGGTTCATCATCCACCACACCGGTACGACCAATGACCAACTGGACTTCCTCTCGCGCTGCAACAAGCGTTCTTCTGCGCCCACGTTCTACCTGCGGCACAACGGGTCGGTCTTCGAATTGATTCGCCCTGGCGCGAAGCCTTCCGCAACGGGAGCGGAGTGGAACTGGCGGTCCCTGGCGGTGGAGACCTTGAACCACACCGGGGCACCTGAGTACACAGTGACGGCGGCCCAGCTCGAAGAGCTCTCGCAGATGATCGCGTGGCTCGCGACCTTCGACGGCAAGACCCTCGACGGTGTACCGGTGTCCTTCAGCATCGACCGAAAGCATGTCATCACCCACCAGGAGACGTGGTCGGGGACCGAGTGTCCGGGACCGTACCTGCAGTCTCGCCTGGACGACATAGTGGTCCGAGCGCAGCACATCTTCAGCGAGCAACTCTCCGTTTAG
- a CDS encoding dihydrofolate reductase family protein produces MSKVLIHATVSLDGFMADENGGVDWMNDVSAVPEDEDLVAGVVESLGAVVGGANKTQTIEEGEIPYGGILGAPVFLMTHSPHEPVERDGTTYHFVVDDVAEAVTAAKRVAGDKWVSVLGGSVSRQCLEKGLIDEIVLHVVPILLGSGISLFTGLSEHITLERVHTSAFASEVHLRYRVLA; encoded by the coding sequence ATGTCGAAGGTGTTGATTCATGCCACCGTCTCTTTGGATGGCTTCATGGCCGACGAGAACGGGGGAGTGGACTGGATGAACGACGTCTCGGCCGTTCCGGAAGACGAAGACCTCGTGGCGGGCGTCGTCGAAAGCCTCGGCGCGGTGGTCGGCGGTGCGAACAAGACGCAGACCATCGAAGAAGGGGAGATCCCCTACGGCGGCATCCTCGGAGCACCGGTCTTCCTCATGACACACAGCCCACACGAACCCGTCGAGAGGGATGGCACCACTTACCACTTCGTCGTCGATGACGTGGCCGAAGCCGTGACGGCAGCCAAGCGGGTGGCAGGGGATAAGTGGGTCAGCGTGCTGGGTGGCAGCGTCTCCAGGCAATGCCTGGAGAAGGGCCTCATCGACGAGATCGTGTTGCATGTCGTGCCGATACTTCTGGGAAGCGGAATATCACTCTTCACGGGACTCAGCGAGCACATCACACTGGAGCGCGTTCACACTTCGGCGTTCGCCAGCGAGGTCCATCTGCGATACCGCGTGCTCGCGTAA
- a CDS encoding TetR/AcrR family transcriptional regulator, with amino-acid sequence MPRELSEYHRRIATDNRAAILDAATALFLELGYERTSLAKVADNAGVSKATLFKQFPTKAELFEAMVLGAGDTTDPEVMIPSSSDFHAGLVSLGMAYAEVLGRPRMTDLIRAVITESARFPELREQTFNFGTLAVLRALRDFLDVANSRGDANVEDPDVASAQFLGMIATVVFWPRLVHVGWSLTDEQIRHTVDEAAKTIAARYAG; translated from the coding sequence ATGCCTCGCGAACTGTCTGAGTACCACCGCCGGATCGCGACCGATAACCGGGCCGCGATTCTCGACGCCGCCACCGCGCTCTTCCTCGAACTGGGATACGAACGGACATCCCTCGCCAAGGTCGCCGACAATGCCGGAGTGTCGAAGGCCACGTTGTTCAAGCAGTTCCCCACGAAGGCGGAGCTCTTCGAAGCGATGGTCCTCGGAGCCGGAGATACGACTGACCCCGAAGTGATGATTCCGTCATCGTCGGACTTCCATGCCGGCCTGGTGAGCCTCGGCATGGCGTACGCCGAGGTGCTGGGGCGTCCTCGGATGACAGATCTTATTCGTGCGGTGATCACCGAGTCGGCGCGGTTCCCGGAGTTGCGCGAACAGACTTTCAACTTCGGGACCCTCGCCGTGCTGCGCGCCCTCAGAGATTTCCTCGACGTGGCGAACTCCCGAGGCGACGCGAACGTGGAGGATCCGGACGTCGCGTCGGCACAGTTTCTCGGCATGATCGCGACGGTGGTCTTCTGGCCGCGTCTCGTTCACGTCGGGTGGTCCCTCACGGACGAACAGATCCGTCACACCGTCGACGAGGCTGCCAAGACCATCGCCGCGCGCTACGCGGGATAG
- a CDS encoding DHCW motif cupin fold protein, protein MKDEQMDIVAAGHAFSTTDWSAVAPTVHRGESGEALWRTKTIGALRLRMVEYTPGYVADHWCSRGHVLLVLKGELLTELDDGRVVTLNAGESYEVANNQEAHRSSTATGATLFIVD, encoded by the coding sequence GTGAAGGACGAGCAGATGGACATCGTGGCTGCGGGGCACGCGTTCTCCACGACCGACTGGAGCGCAGTGGCGCCGACAGTCCACAGGGGAGAGTCCGGAGAGGCGCTATGGCGAACGAAGACCATCGGTGCCTTGCGGCTTCGGATGGTGGAGTACACGCCCGGATACGTGGCTGACCATTGGTGCTCCCGCGGGCACGTCCTCCTCGTCCTGAAAGGCGAGTTGCTCACCGAGTTGGATGACGGTCGCGTCGTCACGCTGAACGCTGGCGAGAGCTACGAAGTGGCCAACAATCAGGAGGCCCATCGGTCGTCGACCGCCACCGGAGCAACCCTTTTCATCGTCGACTGA
- a CDS encoding phosphotransferase family protein: MDSVEVVVAHAQRATLRVGEVFLKVDGDLGHAEVEVQAMALSPIPTPAILWHEPPVLAIAAVSGRALGTLGQPSLASPAAWAAAGAAIRTLHEAPLPPWQGRTVEDLSAELDAECAWLIANEALPADVIHRNREIAEGALRRWEPVFTHGDLQITHVFVDGDKVTGVIDWSEAAPGDAMFDLATVTLGHEDRLDDLLVGYGGDVDRDVIRAWWSLRSLTASRWLIQHGFDPDTPGAEFDVLRSRMRTP, encoded by the coding sequence ATGGACTCGGTTGAAGTCGTCGTCGCGCACGCCCAGAGAGCGACACTGCGCGTCGGCGAGGTTTTCCTCAAGGTGGACGGTGACCTCGGGCATGCGGAAGTCGAGGTGCAGGCCATGGCCCTGTCGCCGATACCGACTCCGGCGATCCTGTGGCACGAACCGCCGGTGCTGGCGATAGCCGCCGTGTCCGGGAGGGCACTCGGCACCCTGGGGCAGCCGTCTCTCGCATCTCCCGCGGCGTGGGCTGCGGCGGGAGCAGCGATCCGCACGCTCCACGAAGCACCGCTGCCGCCCTGGCAGGGTCGGACGGTCGAAGACCTGTCAGCTGAGCTCGACGCCGAGTGCGCATGGCTGATCGCGAACGAGGCTTTGCCTGCTGACGTGATCCACCGAAACCGCGAGATCGCGGAGGGTGCGCTTCGTCGGTGGGAGCCGGTGTTCACACATGGCGACCTGCAGATCACTCACGTGTTCGTCGACGGCGACAAGGTCACCGGCGTCATCGATTGGTCTGAGGCCGCACCCGGTGACGCCATGTTCGATCTGGCCACAGTGACACTCGGGCACGAAGACCGTCTGGATGACCTGCTCGTCGGATACGGGGGCGACGTTGATCGCGACGTGATCCGGGCCTGGTGGTCACTGCGCAGCCTGACTGCGTCGCGCTGGCTGATCCAACATGGTTTCGACCCGGACACTCCAGGAGCGGAATTCGACGTGCTCAGATCTCGGATGCGGACGCCCTGA
- a CDS encoding TrkA family potassium uptake protein, with amino-acid sequence MPKFLSFGQDARRIAEADSVAVIGLGRFGTSLALELMASGTEVLGIDADEDIVQSLNGQLTQVVRADSTRMDVLEQLAMGEFDRVVVSIGGDITASILTSSLLLKLKVPVIWAKAVDERHGAVLEQLGVHKVVYPEKDMGRRVAHLVRGAAADYLEIDNGYAIVKTVAPHHLHGITLTDGAVRAKHGVTIAAYRPAGAEWRNAQADTVLGDGDTVLVVGPTVSVEKFAQLR; translated from the coding sequence GTGCCGAAGTTTCTGTCGTTCGGTCAGGATGCTCGTCGCATCGCCGAGGCCGACTCTGTCGCGGTGATCGGGTTAGGCCGTTTCGGAACATCCCTCGCGCTGGAGTTGATGGCGTCCGGAACGGAAGTCCTCGGCATCGACGCCGACGAGGACATCGTTCAGTCGCTGAACGGGCAGCTCACGCAGGTCGTCCGGGCCGACTCCACGCGAATGGACGTGCTCGAGCAGCTCGCGATGGGGGAATTCGACCGCGTGGTGGTGTCTATCGGAGGTGACATCACGGCATCGATCCTGACTTCGTCGCTTCTGTTGAAGCTCAAAGTCCCCGTCATCTGGGCGAAGGCGGTCGACGAGCGGCACGGCGCCGTGCTCGAGCAGCTCGGCGTGCACAAAGTCGTCTACCCGGAGAAAGACATGGGCCGTCGAGTCGCGCATCTCGTACGGGGCGCGGCCGCAGACTACCTCGAGATCGACAACGGCTATGCGATCGTGAAGACCGTCGCGCCGCACCACCTGCACGGAATCACCCTCACCGACGGAGCGGTTCGAGCCAAGCACGGGGTGACCATCGCGGCGTACCGACCCGCAGGCGCGGAATGGCGAAACGCACAGGCAGACACGGTCCTCGGCGACGGCGACACCGTGCTCGTCGTCGGCCCGACAGTCAGCGTGGAGAAGTTCGCGCAGTTGCGCTGA